Proteins from one Pseudarthrobacter sp. BIM B-2242 genomic window:
- the pknB gene encoding Stk1 family PASTA domain-containing Ser/Thr kinase, with the protein MQEHVSDRLVGTLVDNRYAVRSKLARGGMSTVYLATDLRLERDVALKVLHPNLATDETFLDRLGREAKAAAKLSHPHVVGVLDQGNDGLTAYLVMEYIKGHTLRDVIRSKGALPPRLALALIDPVVEGLGEAHAAGLIHRDVKPENVLIADDGRIKIGDFGLARAVTTSTSTGTLIGTIGYLSPELVLGKPADARSDIYSVGIMLYEMLTGRQPYDGEVPIQVAYKHVNETVGPPSALVPGLAAEMDELVQWCTANDPENRPVDGHALLQELRHIRTNLTNAELDLRPPAAVPAGQQSPTEVIARTSNPTAALSSLPRPRAQPPQPPRQPHSPHAPHALYPPDEPDRSYTQHLPYAEDDRNQPAAALSKRAQRKQDREDEKARSRAAATPVRSLREGNPRRRGILWVVVLIIIALLATGAGWFFGMGPGASATIPSVANKSVSQAQQLLSEAGFQSRTTDVFDDDIPSGLVVGSDPAAGQEIRKFQPVALFVSKGPQLYELPTLTGGTLEEAKVALNQAEMALGNVTEQFDEAAAAGTVLAQDPAAGTPARHGTPVNLTVSKGPQPIPVPSVVGQEEDAAVAAIEAAGLTADVAPEEVFDRKVPEGSVVSQSPANGTLTRGGTVTLTISKGPRMVEVPSFIGKQATEARKGLEALGFEVRVNNILGGFFGTVRDQDPVGEEVPEGSVVTITVV; encoded by the coding sequence GTGCAGGAACACGTGTCTGACCGTCTTGTGGGAACGCTGGTGGATAACCGCTACGCCGTCCGCTCCAAACTCGCGCGCGGAGGCATGTCCACGGTGTACTTGGCCACTGACCTCCGGCTTGAGCGCGATGTTGCCCTCAAGGTCCTCCATCCGAACCTGGCCACGGATGAGACCTTCCTGGACCGGCTCGGAAGGGAAGCGAAAGCCGCCGCGAAACTGTCCCATCCGCATGTGGTGGGCGTGCTAGACCAAGGCAACGACGGCCTCACCGCGTACCTGGTGATGGAGTACATCAAGGGCCACACGCTCCGTGACGTCATCAGGTCCAAGGGTGCCCTGCCTCCCCGGCTGGCCCTTGCCCTGATAGATCCCGTGGTGGAGGGACTTGGCGAAGCCCACGCTGCCGGACTGATTCACCGTGATGTCAAACCGGAAAACGTCCTGATCGCCGACGACGGCCGCATCAAGATCGGCGACTTTGGCCTGGCCCGTGCCGTGACAACATCCACGAGCACGGGAACGCTGATCGGCACCATCGGCTATCTCTCCCCCGAACTTGTCCTGGGGAAACCGGCGGACGCCCGAAGCGACATCTACTCGGTGGGCATCATGCTCTACGAGATGCTCACCGGCCGGCAGCCTTACGACGGCGAGGTCCCCATCCAGGTCGCCTACAAGCACGTCAACGAAACTGTTGGACCGCCGTCGGCCCTGGTGCCCGGGCTGGCCGCCGAGATGGACGAACTCGTCCAGTGGTGTACCGCCAACGATCCCGAAAACCGCCCCGTGGATGGCCATGCCCTGCTCCAGGAGCTCCGCCACATCCGGACCAACCTCACGAATGCCGAGCTGGACCTCCGGCCCCCGGCCGCCGTCCCTGCCGGGCAACAGAGTCCCACCGAGGTCATTGCACGGACCAGCAATCCAACCGCCGCGCTGTCGTCCCTTCCCCGGCCCCGGGCCCAGCCGCCGCAACCGCCGCGCCAGCCGCACTCCCCCCATGCACCGCATGCCCTGTATCCACCGGATGAGCCCGACCGTTCGTACACACAGCACCTGCCCTACGCAGAGGATGACAGGAACCAGCCCGCCGCGGCCCTCAGCAAACGCGCGCAGCGCAAACAGGACAGGGAAGACGAGAAGGCCCGGTCGAGGGCTGCGGCCACGCCGGTCCGGAGCCTGCGCGAAGGAAACCCCCGGCGCCGCGGAATCCTATGGGTTGTGGTGCTGATCATTATCGCCCTGCTTGCCACGGGGGCCGGCTGGTTCTTCGGCATGGGTCCCGGGGCGTCGGCGACCATTCCGTCGGTCGCCAACAAGTCAGTCTCACAGGCACAGCAGCTCCTCAGCGAGGCGGGCTTCCAGTCACGGACCACCGACGTTTTTGACGACGATATCCCCTCGGGACTGGTGGTGGGCTCCGACCCTGCGGCCGGACAAGAGATCCGGAAGTTCCAGCCCGTGGCGCTGTTTGTTTCCAAAGGGCCACAGCTGTACGAGCTGCCCACGCTGACCGGCGGAACACTGGAGGAAGCCAAGGTGGCACTCAACCAGGCCGAAATGGCTCTGGGAAACGTCACGGAACAGTTTGATGAAGCCGCGGCCGCCGGCACGGTGCTCGCCCAGGATCCGGCCGCCGGCACGCCGGCACGGCACGGCACCCCGGTCAACCTGACCGTGTCCAAAGGCCCGCAGCCGATTCCGGTGCCCTCTGTTGTGGGACAGGAGGAAGACGCGGCCGTCGCCGCCATCGAAGCTGCGGGGCTGACGGCCGACGTCGCACCCGAGGAGGTCTTCGACCGCAAAGTCCCCGAAGGATCGGTTGTCAGCCAGTCCCCGGCGAACGGCACCCTGACCAGGGGCGGCACCGTGACCCTGACCATCTCGAAGGGCCCCCGAATGGTCGAGGTGCCCAGCTTCATCGGCAAGCAGGCCACAGAAGCCCGCAAGGGCCTGGAAGCCTTGGGCTTCGAGGTACGGGTCAACAACATCCTCGGCGGCTTCTTCGGCACGGTCCGGGACCAGGACCCCGTTGGGGAAGAAGTCCCGGAAGGTTCCGTCGTCACCATCACGGTGGTGTAA
- a CDS encoding lytic transglycosylase domain-containing protein translates to MTTSRSPKQTPRPSLPMIAATTAALPAVVLSSLALAHPAAAAPAPARPLPATLAAAMKAQAAEAKAGLIPAASVSTTIPAAFQPAQPSAPAEYTIARGDTISAIAGRFGLNTNDVLKLNNLQPNTIIYPGQKIKLSGSASPAAPAPAAPAAAPAPLASSGGSYTVKSGDTLGAIAARHNVSLSDIFSWNGLNMRSVIYPGQKVKVGSGESAAAAPQPAAAPAAPAPAPAAPAPAPGGSYTVKAGDTLSAIASKHGVKLSDILAANQLSMTSVIYPGNKLVIPGGSVQPASSAPAASVTPLVPSSFLGFTYPEAVVSSANQNKALLNAAPVPSRDQMRTIVADTARSMGVEPSLALAFAHQESGFNQRAVSPANAIGTMQVIPTSGEWASDLVGRKLNLLDPYDNATAGVAIIKRLIATSKDLDTAIAGYYQGQYSVSKYGMYDDTKVYVAAIKAHRTTFGG, encoded by the coding sequence ATGACGACGTCCCGCTCGCCTAAGCAGACCCCGCGGCCGAGTCTGCCCATGATTGCTGCCACTACAGCGGCACTTCCTGCGGTTGTCTTGTCGTCCTTGGCTCTAGCCCATCCCGCAGCTGCCGCTCCGGCGCCTGCGCGCCCCCTGCCCGCTACATTGGCCGCTGCCATGAAGGCCCAGGCAGCCGAAGCCAAAGCCGGCCTGATCCCGGCGGCTTCGGTGTCCACAACGATTCCGGCAGCCTTCCAGCCGGCCCAGCCTTCTGCCCCCGCCGAGTACACCATTGCCCGTGGTGACACCATCAGTGCGATTGCCGGCAGGTTCGGACTCAACACCAACGACGTCCTGAAGCTCAACAATCTCCAGCCGAACACCATCATTTACCCGGGCCAGAAGATCAAGCTGTCCGGTTCAGCCTCACCCGCAGCCCCGGCGCCGGCAGCGCCGGCTGCAGCGCCTGCCCCGCTGGCCAGTTCGGGCGGCAGCTACACCGTGAAGTCCGGCGATACGCTCGGCGCCATCGCCGCGCGGCACAACGTCAGCCTGTCGGATATTTTCAGCTGGAACGGCCTGAACATGCGTTCCGTCATCTACCCGGGCCAGAAGGTCAAGGTGGGCTCCGGCGAGTCAGCCGCCGCGGCACCTCAGCCGGCAGCCGCTCCGGCAGCTCCTGCCCCGGCGCCCGCGGCTCCCGCGCCCGCTCCTGGCGGCTCCTACACGGTCAAGGCCGGGGATACCCTGTCGGCGATCGCTTCCAAGCATGGGGTCAAGCTCTCGGACATCCTGGCGGCCAATCAGCTCAGCATGACCTCTGTCATCTACCCGGGCAACAAGCTGGTCATTCCGGGCGGATCGGTCCAGCCGGCCTCGTCCGCTCCTGCCGCCAGCGTGACACCGCTTGTGCCGAGCTCCTTCCTTGGCTTCACCTACCCCGAAGCCGTGGTCAGCTCCGCCAACCAGAACAAGGCGCTGTTGAACGCCGCCCCGGTGCCGTCCCGCGACCAGATGCGCACCATTGTGGCCGACACAGCCCGCTCCATGGGAGTGGAACCGTCCCTGGCCCTCGCCTTTGCGCACCAGGAATCGGGTTTCAACCAGCGCGCTGTTTCGCCCGCCAACGCCATCGGAACCATGCAGGTCATTCCCACGTCCGGCGAGTGGGCCTCTGACCTCGTGGGGAGGAAGCTGAACCTCCTGGACCCCTATGACAATGCCACTGCCGGCGTTGCCATCATCAAGCGGCTTATTGCCACCAGCAAGGATCTGGACACAGCAATCGCCGGGTACTACCAGGGCCAGTATTCTGTCAGCAAGTACGGCATGTACGACGACACCAAGGTCTACGTGGCCGCCATCAAAGCGCACCGGACGACCTTCGGCGGCTAA
- a CDS encoding Rv2175c family DNA-binding protein gives MSNVESLVGEWLPLPDVAQLLDVSITKVHSLLDERSLVALRVGERRIRSVPAAFIQDGHVVDSLRGTIIVLSDAGYSDEDLIVWLFTADDSLRGRPIDALREGRKTEIRRRAQTLAW, from the coding sequence GTGAGTAACGTAGAAAGCCTTGTGGGCGAGTGGCTGCCCCTGCCGGATGTCGCGCAGTTGTTGGACGTTTCAATTACGAAGGTGCACAGCCTTCTTGACGAACGTTCCCTGGTAGCCCTTCGGGTCGGTGAGCGGCGGATCCGTTCAGTTCCTGCCGCCTTTATCCAGGACGGCCATGTTGTGGACAGCCTGAGGGGCACCATCATTGTCCTGTCCGACGCCGGGTATTCCGACGAAGACCTCATCGTCTGGCTGTTTACCGCTGACGATTCGCTGCGTGGCCGGCCGATTGACGCCCTGCGCGAAGGCCGCAAGACCGAAATCCGGCGCAGGGCCCAGACCCTCGCCTGGTAA
- a CDS encoding polyprenyl synthetase family protein: MTVSEQLRLEQTAFVAAVAGELTEFLTTRQALVAAISPDVEPLMGSISNLVTGGKRLRALMCYWGWRGAGGDPSAAQIVTAGSALELFQAAALIHDDIIDRSDTRRGGPSVHRRFSQLHDAQGWALDSERFGHAAAILTGDLCLSFSEEAFTDIGGQAAAGSRARLIFNLMRTEVMAGQYLDILEEVAGPVRDRAGAVTRAQSIIRFKSAKYSTEHPLALGGALAGASDELLRGYSAFALPLGEAFQLRDDVLGVFGDPVTTGKPAGDDLREGKRTVLIALALEQSSPAESAFIDAKLGSPDLGDGDVAEIRRIIEESGALQATELLIGEFGTAAYDALEMLTLDELPKTALRRLAEATVSRAA; encoded by the coding sequence GTGACGGTTTCGGAGCAGCTGAGGCTTGAACAGACCGCTTTTGTAGCCGCAGTTGCCGGGGAGCTCACAGAGTTCCTCACCACGCGGCAAGCCCTTGTGGCGGCCATTTCCCCCGATGTCGAACCCCTTATGGGTTCCATCTCCAACCTGGTGACCGGCGGCAAAAGGCTCCGGGCCCTGATGTGCTACTGGGGCTGGCGCGGCGCCGGCGGCGACCCCTCGGCGGCGCAGATTGTCACGGCAGGATCGGCCCTGGAGCTGTTCCAGGCCGCAGCCCTGATCCACGACGACATCATCGACCGCTCCGATACCCGGCGGGGCGGGCCAAGCGTCCACCGCCGGTTCAGCCAGCTCCACGACGCCCAGGGCTGGGCCTTGGACAGCGAGCGGTTCGGACACGCGGCGGCCATCCTGACCGGGGACCTTTGCCTGTCCTTCAGCGAAGAGGCGTTCACCGACATCGGCGGGCAGGCGGCAGCCGGCAGCCGGGCGCGGCTGATCTTCAACCTCATGCGCACCGAGGTGATGGCCGGGCAGTACCTGGACATCCTGGAAGAAGTCGCCGGCCCGGTCCGGGACCGTGCCGGAGCAGTGACGCGCGCCCAATCGATTATCAGGTTCAAGTCTGCCAAATATTCCACCGAGCATCCGCTGGCACTTGGCGGCGCACTCGCAGGCGCGTCTGACGAACTCCTCAGAGGCTACTCGGCCTTTGCCTTGCCCCTGGGCGAAGCCTTCCAGCTTCGCGATGACGTCCTGGGTGTCTTCGGCGACCCCGTCACCACAGGCAAACCGGCAGGTGACGATCTCCGCGAAGGCAAGAGGACTGTCCTGATTGCTCTGGCACTGGAACAGTCCTCCCCCGCAGAATCAGCGTTTATTGACGCAAAGCTCGGCAGCCCGGACCTGGGTGACGGGGATGTGGCCGAGATTCGCCGGATCATTGAAGAGTCCGGGGCCCTGCAGGCAACCGAACTGCTGATCGGCGAATTCGGCACGGCCGCCTACGACGCCTTGGAAATGTTGACTCTGGACGAACTGCCCAAAACGGCACTGCGGCGGCTGGCGGAGGCCACCGTCAGCCGCGCCGCCTGA